The DNA segment CTCGGCCAGGACCTGACGGAACTAGACGTCCTGGCCGAGCGTTGCGCCACCCTCGGCTGCCGACTGGTGCGGATCATGTCGTACCCCAACACCGGCCTGGCGGAGACCGAGTGGGCCGACCGCGTGCTGGCCCGCACCGCCGTCCTGGCGGACCGCGCCGAGCGCGCGGGCCTGGTGCTGGTGCACGAGAACTGCGCGGGCTGGGCCGGTGACCGGGCCGACCGCGCTCTACGACTGCTGCGCGCCGTGGACAGCCCGGCCCTGCGGCTGCTGTTCGACACCGGCAACGGCGTCCCCTACGGCTACCGCGCCCCGGACATGCTCCGCGACCTCGCCCCGTACGTCGTCCACGTGCACATCAAGGACGCCGTCCGCACGCCGGACGGCGGCACCGCCTACACCCTGCCCGGCGAGGGTGAGGCCGGGGTGGCGGAATGCCTGGAGTTGCTGGCCGCCCACGGCTACACCGGAGCGCTCTCCCTGGAACCCCATCTCGCCGTGCGCCCCCACGAGGGGCTGGCCCGGGCCGGTGAGGACGCCGCCGACCTGTTCGTACGGGCCGGACAGGCGCTCGCCGGGCTGCTGGGCGCCGGACAGCCGGTCACCGGCCCGCTGGACGGCTCGGCGTGAGCGGCCTGTTCACCGAACGGTACCGGGAGTTGCTGCTGAACCTGCTACGCCTGCCGAGCGTCAACCCCCTGGAGGCCGGCCCGGACGATCCGCCGTCCCGGCTGCCCGAGATCCTCCAGCGGTACGCGACGGCCGCCGCCGAAGCGGGGTTTCGCACCGTCCGCCTCGCCAGCCCGCCCGCCGCCTGCCTGGACCATCCGGGCGTGCCGTCCACGGTCCGCGCCGCCGCCCGCGATCCGCGCTTCCTCGCGGACCAGCCCAGTCTGCTGCTGCGACTGGGACCCGAGCGTTCCCGTGCGCACACCGTGATGTTCAACGTCCATCTGGACACCGTCGCCGGACACGCCCCGCCCGTCTTCGACGGCGTGCGGTTCACCGGCCGGGGCGCGGTCGACGCCAAGGGGCCCGCCGTGGCCCTCCTCGCCGGGCTGCGGGCCGCCGCGTCCCACCCCGCCGTCGGACGGGACGTCACCGTCCTGCTCCAGGCCGTCGCCGGGGAGGAGGGCGGTGCCCTGGGCACCTACGGCACCCGCCCGCTGCTGGAGGCCGGGCACCACGGCCGACTCAACGTGTTCTGCGAACCGACCGGACTGCGCGCGCTGCCCCGGGCCACCGCCGCGATGACCGCCCGGATCACCGTCGAGGGCGCGGACTCGGTGGACGACCATCCCGACGCCGGACACAACGCCACCGTGCTGCTGGGATTCCTGGCACAGCACCTCGCCGCCCGCCTGGACGGGGCCGTACCCGGTACGCGGGTGTGCGTCGCCGGACTGCACACGGGCCGCACGCACAACCGCGTCCACGGCACCGGCACCCTGCTGATGAACCTGTCGTACCGCCGCACCTCCGACGGCGACCGCTTGAAGACCGAGGTCACCCGGCACTTCGCCGACGGCCTGCACCGCTTCACCGAACTCTTCGCCCATACCCGCGAGTTCGCCCGCACCGCGCGGGACGCGGCACGGATCATCCGGCTCGGCTGGGATAAGGAGGGCCTGCCCGCCCTGGACGACTCCGACCCGTGGGCCGAGGAACTCCTGGCCCGCGCAGGAGCCCGGACGGCGGCCGGCGACCCCGGCTTCACGTGCGACGCCATCTGGGCGGCCGGTCTGGACAACGCCTTCACCACCGTCCTCGGACCCGGCTGTCTCGCCGCCAACCGCGCCCACGCGCCCGGCGAGTTCGTCGACCTCGCCGACCTGGAGGAGTTCGCCGGCGTGGTCCGCCGGCTCGTCACACTCTTCGCCGAGGCGCTGCCGGCGGCGTCGGCGCAGCGACCTCCGTAGAGCACCACACCCCCAACCGAACGACCCGCGAAGACAACTGGCCCGCCCCGTAAGGAATCCCGTATGACGGCACCCACCGCCCCGCGAGCGGCGGTCGAGCGCACAACGGTCCTCGTCGACCATGCGGAGCTGCACGCCTCGCTCACCGGCCTCTTCACCGGCCACGGCATCCCTGACGCGCGGGCCCGGCTCGCCGCGGACGCGCTGTGTCACGGCGATCTGACCGGGCTCGACTCGCACGGCGTGTTCAACCTCACCCGGCTCTACCTGCCGTTGCTGGAGTCCGGCCGTTGCGACCCCCGCGCCCGACCGGAGACCCTCACCGACCTGGGCGCCTGCGTGGTCGTCGACGCTCGACGCGCCCTGGGCCTGTGGGCCGCGGCCGAGGCCATGGACGACGCCGTGGCACGGGCCGGACGGCACGGGGTCGGGCTGGTGTCGGTGCGCGGGGCGACCCACTTCGGGTGCGCCGGCTTCCACGCCGTACGCGCCGCGCACGCCGGGATGATCGGCGTGGTCGCGAGCAACTGCGGCGGCCAGCGCATCGCACGGCCCCCGGGCGGCGCGGTGGCGATGCTCGGCACCAACCCGCTGAGCGTCGCCGCGCCGGCCCTCGACGGACACCCCTTCCTGCTGGACATGAGCACCACCGTCGCGCCCACCGGGCGGGTCCGCGTCGCCGCCCGCCGCGGCACCCCGGTGCCCGCCGGCTGGCTGGAGGACGCGGCGGGCGCCCCGGTGACCGACCCGTCCGCCTTCGACCGCGGCGAGGCCTTCCTGCGCTGGCTGGGCGGCACGGCCGAGACTGGCGTACACAAGGGCTACGGGCTCGGCATCGCCGTGGAACTGCTGGCCGCCGTGGTGTCCGGCGCGGCCGTGGGGCCCGCGCCCGCCGCGTTGGAAGGCGACGGCCGGCCGCACGGCAGCGACGACGGCATCGGCTTCTTCCTCCTCGCGATCGCCCCGGAGGTGCTGCGCCCCGGCGCGGACGTGGCGGCCGCGACCCGGTCCCTGTTCGGCACACTCGCCGACTGCCCGCCGGTGCCCGGCGGTGAGCCGGTGCGCTATCCGGGCTGGCGGGAGGCGGAACTCGCCGCCGAGCGCCGCCGCCACGGCATCCCCCTACCTGCTCACCTCCATGCGGAGCTGACCACCCTCGGTCTGCTCGGCGGTCCCGGGAGCCCGCGATGACGCGGCCCTTGCAACTAGGCGTCGTCGGTCTCGGCGCCATCTCTCCCTACTACCTGACCGCCGCGGAGCGGCTGCCCGAGTGGCGGCTGACCGCCGTGTGCGACGCCAGGGCCGAGGCCCTGGAGCAGTTCCCGGGCCCGGTGGCACGCTTCAGCGACCACCGCACGCTGCTGGACCGGGCGCGACCGGACGCCCTCGTCGTGGCCGTGCCCAACGACGTCCACCTGCCCCTGTGCCGGGACGCCCTGGCCGCCGGCGTCCCGGTCTGCGTCGAGAAGCCCCTCGCCCTGACCGCGGCCGAGGGGTCCGTGCTGGTGGATCTGGCGCGGCGCTGCCGGGTCCCGCTGATGACGGCGTTCCACCGCCGCTACAACGACGCCGTCCGCGCACTGGCACGCCGGACGACGGGCCGGGAGATCCGCTCCGTCCGGGTGCGCTATCTGGAGCGCATCGAGGAGCATCTCGGCGGCGAGGACTGGTATTTGGACCCGGCCCGCTGCGGCGGCGGCTGTGTCGCGGACAACGGCCCCAACGCCCTCGACCTGGTGCGGCTGCTGCTCGGTGAACTCTCCGTCACCGGCTGCGAGATCCGCCGCGACGGCTCCGGCATCGACCGTCAGACGGTGATCCGCCTGCGTGGCCGTACGGGAACCACGGCCTCAGTCGAGCTGGACTGGTCGTACCCGGGGGAACTCAAGGACATCGAGGTGGAGCTGGCCGGCGGAGAGGTGCTGCACGCCGACATGCTGGCCGGACACACCGGCTTCAAGGCGTCGCTGTGGCACGAGTACGAGGCGATCCTCACCGAGTTCGCCGCGCTCGTCCGTACCGGTGCCCCGGCCGGCCCGGGGGCGCACGGTGGCCTGACCGCGCTGGAACTGGTGGAGGCGGCCTACCGCTGTGCCCGGCCCGCATGGGATGCGACGGCGACGGCGGCGGAGGCGGACCGGTGAATCCGGCGGAGGACGGCCCGAAGCGCGTGGTGCGCGGATCACTGGTCAAGGTGCTCGTGCACCGCCGCACGGACCGCGGCATGCGGTTGGAGGAGCACGCGGCACGCTGCGTACGCCGGGGCGAGGTGCACGAACTGGTCACCACCGACCAGTGGGACCCGCACCCCGGCGCACGGATCGACCGGGTCGGTTTCCTGGGCTTCACCGAGTTGCTGTGCGGCGGTGTGATCGACCGGGGTGATCTGGTCCGGATCGGGGACACGACGGTCGGCACGGTGCTCGGCTTCGACGCCTGCCACCTGCCGAACCACTACAACATCCTGATCCACGCGGCGCGTCCGGTCAGCGGCAGGGACCTGGGCCTGCGGCCGGAGACCGCCGTCACCTTCGTCCAGGGCCGGGCCGGGGATTAGGGCACGGTTTCCGCGCCGCCCGGTGCCTGAAGGGCCTCTGGTCGCGCACCGGATGGCCCCGGCCCGGTGAACGGGCGGCGCCATCCGGTGGCGGTGGAGCCCGGGTGGTTACCCACCCGGGTCACAGCTGCCGCTCGGCAGGTCAGCCGAGCAGGTCGACCTCCAGGCTGCCGAAGTGGAAGTCACGGACGACCTGCAGCAGTTCGTCCTCGGACAGCCTTCCGTCGCCGTTGGTGTCCACCTTCTGGAACATCTTCCCGGCCTGGGAGGCCGGCACGCCGACGGCGGACAGCCACGCCTGGAACTCACGGGCGTCGATCTCACCGTCGTGGTTGTCGTCGCACAGGCGGACCAATGCCTTCACGATGGGAGAGAGCGCACGGTTGAAGCTCGCCTCACCCTCCTTGAACAGCAACTCCCCCGTGGCGTCGAGGAACTGCTCCCGGCTGATGGCGCCACCGGGGACGCCGGCCTTCTGGGCGAGGTGCTCGTACAGCCCCTGGAAGGCACTGTGGAGCTCCTGCACCTCCGGGGAGTCGGCGCTCTTGCCGAGGTTCTGGGCGATCCGGGCGGCCTCGCCCTGGAAGTCGCTCGCCTCCAGGACGCCGTTGCCGTCGGTGTCCCACTTCTCGAAGCGCTTCACCAGGCGGTCGTTGGCGACAGCGGTGCTCATGTGTCTCTCCTAGTCTCGGACGGTGTCCGATGATGTCGAGTGGTGTCGGGTGGATGACGGACCGCGGCACCTGGGCAGGGCCGCGACCGCGCAGGGCGGTACCGCCCTGCGCGGGCTCTGGGGCCGGCGACGGCCGGCAGGGGGACGCCGGCTCAGGCCGGCGCGAGGAGGCTCCGGCTTAAGCCGGAGCGAGGGGGTCAGAGATGGGTGACCCGGCTGCCCACGGCCGTGCCGCGGGTGTCGAGCAGGGCGCAGCGAGCCTGGCCCAGTGCTTCCCTGGCGTAACAGGCGTGATCCTGCAACAGGATCGCCACATCGGCCTGGGCCATGGCTTCCTGGAGGTTCTCGGCGCGCCGCAGAGACCGGCCGCCGACAGTGAACTCGGCTACGTACGGGTCGTGGTAGTACACCTCGGCACCGGCGGCGAGCAATCCTGCCGCCACCGGGTGCGCCGGCGTCTCCCGGACGTCGGCCACATCCGCTTTGTAGGTGATTCCGAGGAGCAGGGCCCGTGCGCCCTCAGAGCGGCCCCGGGCATCGGTGAGCAGGGCCAGCGCTCGGTCCACGACATGGTTCGGCATGCGGCCGAGGACCTCGTGTGCGGCTGCCAGCGTGCGGAAGGCGAAGCCCTGGGATTCGGCCCGCGCGGTGAGATAGCGGGGGTCGACGGGAATGCAGTGCCCACCGACGCCGGGCCCGGGCCTGAAGGGTGCGAAGCCGAACGGCTTGGACGCGGCACAGTGCAGCACGTCCCAGATGTCGATGCCGGTCTCGTGGCAGAACAGTGCCACTTCGTCGACCAGGGCCATGTTGACGTACCGGTAGGTGTTTTCGAGAAGCTTGGCCATCTCCGCCTCCCGCGTGCCGCGGGCGAGGACGAGGTGGTCCACGAACCGGGAGTAGAACGCGACGGCGTACTTGGCGCACAGAGCGCTGCAACCGCTCACGACCTTCGGCGTGTTGCGGATGGTCCACGTCTCGTTGCCGGGGTCGATGCGCTGCGGCGAATACGCCAGGTGGAAGTCCTCGCCCGCCTGCAGCCCGCTGCCGTGCTCCAGCAGCGGCCGCACGACGTCCTCCGTGGTGCCGGGATAGCTGGTGGACTCCAGGACGACGAGCATGCCGGGGCGCAGCCGGGCGGCGACGGCCCGGGATGCGTCCTCGACCGCGGACAGGTCGGGTAAGCCCTCCGGTGTGAGTCCGGTCGGCACACAGATCACCACGGTCTGCGCGCCGTCCAGGACCGCTGGGTCGGTCGTGGCATGAAAGCCCGCGTCCAGCATGACCGCGACCTCGCCGTCGAAGACTCCGCCGACATGGGAACGGCCTGCGGCGAGTCCCGACACCACCGTGCCGGACACGTCGTACCCCATGGTCGCCAGACCTGCCGAGACCGCGGCTCTGGAGAGCGGCAGCCCGACATGCCCCAGCCCGATGACGACGAGATCTGTGGCCATGTGCGTACGTTCTCCTGAGTGTGTGGGGGTGAACGGGAACAGCGGTGTCTCAGGCGGAGAAACTGCCGCTGCCGGGCGCCACGTGCGAGCCGTATCCGGGCTCCACGGTGAGGCCGGGCGTCAGACAGAACGGGTCGGCGTGGACGGTGACCGGACGATCGGTGTGGTTCGTCAGCACATGCGCGTCGGGCGGAAGCTTCTGGCACCCTTGCGGATCGCGATAGACAGTCAGTGGCGTCGCTTCCGTAGTGAACACCACAACGTCGCCCTGCTCCGCCGCGGCAGCGGTGCCGGTGGCGGCGCTCGCCGCGAGCAGCGCACCGGCAGCGGCGAACATGAAGACCGTGGCGCAGCGCATGAATTGGCCCTTTCGGCAGTGTGTTGTCGAAATGATTCTTTTCGGGAGATGCACCCGCTAAGCACGGCCCAACCCTGATGCGCCCGAACCAGTGATGCAGTCAAATGAAATTGACGCCACGGTCGGTGATCCGCGCGCCCCGTCGGTGTCTGACGCGCACGGGGCCGGGCACCGGTTCACCGTCTCGGCGAGAAACCGTTTGTGGCTCAGGCGATCCCAAGTCGGCTGCCGACCAGCGGCCACCCGGGGAAGATCGTGCCGCCCCCCACGGCAGCGTTGCCTGCGAACTCGGGTGCGCCGAAACACCGATCCGCCGCCCCTGTCCGTCTTTCGCATCTGACGCGAGATTTTCGCATCAGATGCGACTCGGGGCGTCTTCGCAGTTCAAGGTTCGCAGATGTCCGCCAACAAGATCGCTACCGTGGCTCGGAGGCCAACGGCCCAGCCTGTCGACGTTCAGCTTCACCCGCCCGTCGTCCTGCACCTCAATGGAGACCTTCGCCGCCGACCCCGCCTCCTCAAGACGCTCGGCGAGCTGTTTCCACCCGGCGTCCATGCCCCGCACCGGCTCCGCCGGGTGCTCCTCGGCTGTTCCCTCAAGGCCGGGTGAACAGCCGACATCGCGACCCCACAGGCTTTGATGCCTTCCGTCGAGCGTGACGTGAGCCGCATTCCGCCGTTGTAAGAGGCGATGCTCCCGACACCACAGCAAGACCTCAGCGCTCCCACGATCGTGATCGGAGCGGGCCCCCACGGCCTGGCGGTCGCCGCACTACTGCGCCGCTCCGGGGTACTGGCCGTGATCCTGGAACGGTCGGACCAAGTGGGAGCAAGCTGGGCGCAGCGCTACGACCATTTGCGCCTGCACACCACCCTCGGCGCCTCGAAACTCCCCGGCCTGTCGGTGCCGCGCCAAGCGGGCCCGTGGGTAGGCCGTGACGACTACGTGCGATACCTGGAGAGCTACGTCGCCCATCACCGACTCGACGTCCGGCTGACTACCCTGGTGCAGCGCATCGAACGGGCTGAGCCGGGCTCAGGGGCACAGTGGCTGGTCCACACCCCCGACCGCCCAGTGACTGCCGGTGCGGTCGTGGTGGCCACCGGCCGCTGCCACACCCCGAACATCCCCGACTGGCCCGGACGTTCAACCTTCACCGGCACGCTGCTCCACTCGGCCCACTACCGATCTCCGGCCCCCTACCGTGGGCGGGACGTCCTGGTGGTCGGCGCCGGTAACAGCGGTACCGAGATCGCGAGTGTCCTGGCCGTGGCGGGAGCCGAACGGGTACGAATCGCGGTCCGTACCCCACCCAACATCCTGCCCCGCTCCAGCGCACGATGGCATGCGGTCGGCCGGCTGACGGAGGTCCTCCCGCTCACGTGGCGCGACCGCACCTCCCTGATCACGCAACGTCTCGCGGTGCCCGACCTGACCTCACGGGGACTGCCCCGGCCCCGCACGGGCCTGTACACCCGCAATGCCCGCGAAGGGGTCAACCCGGTGCTCGACCACGGCTTCGTGGACGCCGTCGGGTCCGGGCAAGTCGAGCCGGTCGCAGCCGTCCAGGCGTTCGAGGGCCCCGACGTATTACTGGCCGACGGCACCCGGCTGCGACCCGACACGGTCATCGCCGCCACCGGGTACCAGCCCAACCTGCACAACCTGGTCGGGTCCCTGGGCGTACTCAACGAGGACGGGCAACCCCTCGCAGTAGGGCCAGAGACCCATCCCGCAGCCCCGCGCCTGTACTTCACCGGATACACCAATCCCCTCACGGGTGTCCTTCGCCAGGCAGGCATCGAAGCGCGCGCCATCACGCAGGCGTTACGGCGCGAGACGGCGCGGGTCCCCCTTCCCTCCCCCCGCGTTGGCGACCGCACGGCCGACACACTCCACAGAGGGCACGCTTCAAGTTGACGGGCCTCGGAAGCTCTGTCCTTCAGCGGCGTGCCCGGCAGGGCGAGTGGATGGCCTCGCGCCTACGGCGACACAGTCCCTGTCCTCCTAGGCCGCCGGCAGGGGGCGGAACAGCAGGTGCGGTGACCCATAAGGCTCCCCCAGGACCTGCCGGCCTCCTTCTCGTCAGCTGACGGCGCCAGGCCGCCGCCATGGAGGCGGCCGGTGGATCGCAACCCATGCCCTGCAGCGGGTGGAGGCCGTCCCGGCGAGGAGAAGGTGGCTGTCCCGACGTGGGAAAGAGTGCGGATGCTCCTCGGAGACGAAGGTGGGGGCCTCACCGCGACTTCAGCGCTCGGCCCGCTGGCCCCTGGGCGACAGGCATCACCCTGGCTCTACCACTGTGGCAGGCCAGGCGAGCGCTGGTCGGCGCCCGGTGACGACCTGCCTCACCCTCGTACCGTTTGATGTGAGCGTCAGGACGGTTTCCCATACGCCCCAATGGACGAGGAGAACGCGTCCATCACCTCGCGAGACGCCCCACGAAGCCGCAGGTCAAACCCACACCCCGGCACCAGGACACATTCCACGCCGTGTATTTCGGGGAACACGTCGGCGCACCCGGACGCGCCTGAGCAACCAGGAAAACTGCAGGTCAGAGCCCCTTTGTAGCAGGCTCGAGAATCGCCACGCACTCCACGAGCGACGTCATCGAAAAGAGGTCGTCGCGGACGAGTCACGAAGAACACCAACTCAGGGACTGTTTTCCGGCTCATTGCTCCGCGTGCGTGCGCCGAGAGCGTCAAGAACAATAGTTCATTCCTCCTCATCACTCGCGACCGGCATTCGGAACTTCAAGGACGGCTTCCTCCTGCGCCACCAGGATGTGCTCGGGCAGTCGCAGCAGGGCAGACGAGCCTTCGATGCATGCCGGAATCCGGTTGGGGTACTCGACGCGATTCGGGCTTGAACAGAGGAGGGACATGGACGACGTCGCCCTTCCCGGCAGGGAAAGTGTTCCCCTGTCCGGGCATCAGGCGCGTTCTGGCGCCCTGCTCGACGGAACGCTGGAAAAACTGCGGGCGTCCGCCATCGCGGTCGATGACGATGGCCTCATCGTCGCGCTCAACAGCGCAGCCCAAAGCCTGCTGGGCAGGGAAGCCTCAGAACTCATCGGTCAGGACTTCCACGACCTGCTGCACCGGGACAGATACGGGCACGCGATGCCGCGCACGCGATGCCAGATGAGGAAGGCGCTCCTCACGGGGAACACCAGGCATGGCGACGCCGAGTGGTTCGCCCGCGGGGACGACACTCTCGTCCAGTTGTCCTGGCTGGTCACGCCCTACGCACCGGGTCCGGGCGCGGCAGGTGCGCTGGCGCTGCTGTACGAGCCGAAGCAGTCGGACGTTCACCACAGCGATGGCGGGCACTCCGCGCCGCTGACAGAACTGGACCGCCTGGCCCTGCTGGCGGAGACGACCACGCAGCTCACATCCACCCTGGACGCGGACGAGGCGTTGCACCGGCTGGCGGCCCTGACCGTGCCCCGGCTCGCGGACTGGGCAGTGTTCGACCTGCTCACCGAACGCGACGAAGTGCGACGTGTTCTCGTGATGGAGCACAAGGACGGCATTCTCGTCGAGCGGGACGACCTGCAAGGCCCGATGCCTCCGGTGCCGGCAGAGTCGCCGATGCCCCTGTCGCGGGCCCTGCGCGGCGCCGCCTCCTCCCTCGCCGGTCCCGCGACCTACCAAGGTCCGCCCGACTCCGGCATCGCGGTCGAGCAGCAGCGCCTGTTCACCGCGACAGGTATGCACTCCGCCGTCATCGCACCCATTCGCGGACTGCGCGACGTACTCGGCGCCCTGACCCTGGGCCGCGCCCAGCGTCATGACGCCTTCACCCCTGCCGACCTGCCGATGCTGGAGGACCTCACCCGCCGAGCGGGCCTGGCGCTGGACAACGCACGCCTGTACCAGCGCCAGCGCAAAGTCGCCGAGACCATGCAACGCCACCTGCTGCCCCAGCTGCCCGTCCTGCCCGGACTGGAGATGACCGCGCGCTACGTACCCGCTCCGGACGCCTCATCCGTGGGCGGTGACTGGTACGACGCCTTCGCTCTGGCCGCCCACGCCCACGCACTGGCCATCGGCGACGTCGTCGGACACGATCTCGACGCCGCAGCCGGCATGGCCCAGGTCCGCAACATGCTGCGCGCCTTCGCCTGGTCCCACCCCGAGGCCGCACCCAGCGCCGTCGTCACACGGCTCGACGATGCCGTGATGCACATAGCCGAGGTACCCATGGCCACCATGATCCTCGCCAGGCTCACCCTCGGCGACGACACACTATGGCGCCTACGCTGGACGAACGCCGGCCACCCGCCGCCCCTGCTCATCACCCACGACGGTCAGACCCGCTACCTCGACGAGGCAGACGGCATACTCCTCGGCACCGGAGTCACCAGACCTCGCCCCGACGCCGTCACCGTCCTGCCATCCCAGGCCACGCTTCTGCTCTACACCGACGGACTGGTCGAATCCCCGCACCACTCCATCGATCACGGGCTTGACCGGCTGCGCCGACACGCGGCCTCCCTCGCCCACCGCCCCCTCGACTCCTTCTGCGACTTGCTGCTGGACCACGTCCGCCCCAGCGACAACGATGACGACGTCGCCATGATCGCGCTGCGCACACCCCCTCCCGTAGGACCCGCCTGACCCGGGCGTGGGGCAGATCGAGTGGGCGGAACGGGAGACCGTCGAAGCTCATGAGCCGGTGGGCTGAGGCTTCGAACACCTCTCTCCGCCGCGCGAGAACTTCGCGCGCTGCGGGCCCGCACTGCCCCGCCGGTGAGCGGGGCCAAAACACAGTCCTTGACGTCACCTGGGAAGTCGCCCTACCGACGAAGGCAGCCCCCGCGCTTCGCCTTCCCCCACTCTTCGACCTCTACTCTTCGACCTCCGAACCACCCAACGAAGAGTCCTGACATGCCATCAGAACGAGCGTCAGGTGAGCGTCACGAGTGGCACCGGCCGTCCATGCGAATATCGCGACCCGGAGCCCGGGGCCCTCCTGGCAGCTGTCGAAACCGCAGGTCGGAAGCCCTCCCGGACATACGGAAGACTCCACACCATGCACCTTGGAGAACAGGTCGAGGAACCACCGGCGATCCTCAGCAATCCAGAGAAACAGCAGGTCAGAGCCCCTTTGCTGCAGGCTCCAAAATAGCCACGCACTCCACGTGCGACGTCATCGGAAACAAATCAAACGCCCGCAACATCCGCACCCGATACCCCCCTTCCCGGAAGTACCCCAAATCCCGCGCCAACGCCGCCGGATCACAAGCCACATACGCAATGCGCCGCGCCCCCAGGGACGCCAGATGCGCCACCGTCTGGCGGCCGGCGCCGGCCCTCGGGGGGTCGAGGACGATCAGGTCCACCTCGGTGATCCCCGTACGCGGCAGTACCGAATCGACCTTGCCCTGCTCGATCCGCACTCGGTCGAAGTCGGCCAGGTTGTGCCGGGCGTCCTCCACCGCGCGCTTGCCGGACTCGATGCCGAGGACCGCGCCCTTGTCGCCGAGGCGGTCGGCGAGGGCGCCGGCGAAGAGGCCGACGCCACAGTAGAGGTCGAGGGCCATCTCGCCCTTGCGGGGCAGCAGGCCCTGCATGACGGCCGTCACCAGGGTCTCCGCGGCCTTCGGGTGGACCTGCCAGAAGCCGCCGCTGCCGACCCGGTGCGTACGGCCGTCCGCGCGTTCGCGGACGAAGGGGCGGCCGTGGACGCGGTGGACGCCGCCGTCCTTCTCGCCGACCCGCATCACCGAGACCGGCCGGTCCAGTTCGACGATCGGCAGGCGCCCGCCCGGCCTCGGCGTGAGGATCACCTGGCGGTCCTGCGAACCGGTCGCCGCGATCGCCTCGACCCCGGCCATGCCGGTCCAGTCGCGCTTCTCGATGCCGAGTTCGCTGACGCCCTCGGCGGCGATCATGCAGTGGTCGATCGGCTCGACGTCGTGCGAGCGGTGCCGGCGCAGTCCGGCGTGGCCGTCGGCGTCGACGGCGTACTGCACGCGCGTCCGCCACTGCGGCACCTGCCCGGCGGGCAGCTTGTCGCCCTCGGCCGGCATGACCGTGCCGTCCCAGCCGATGTCCTCGGGCGTGAGTCCCGCGAGCCGCTGCAGCTGCTCGGCGATGACCTCGCCCTTCATCCGGCGCTGCGCCCCCGGCTTGGCGTGCTGCCAGTCGCAGCCGCCGCAGCGGCCGGGCCCGGCGAAGGGGCAGGGGGGCTCGATGCGGTCCTTGGACGCCGACAGGATCTCGACCGCGTCGGCGCGCAGGAAGCGGTCACCCTCGTCGCCCTCGGTCACCCGGGCCACGACGCGCTCGCCGGGCAGGGTGTGCCGGACGAACAGGACCTGGCCCTCGTCCGTGCGGGCGATGCAGTGCCCGCCGTGGGCGACGGGGCCGATCTCGACCTCGTACTCCTCCCCCACCAGCGACTTCTTCTGTTCTGCCTGCATGGTGGGGTGACTCCAGATCGAGAGGCGGGACGGCGCGGCCCTCGACGGCGCAGTTCAGCGGCCCGGGCCTGACAACAGCCCACCAGTCTACGTGCTCCCTGCCGCGCACCGGCCCGTCGTGAGCCTGCCGGGCACCGGGCCCCGCAGTCTGCCGCGTACCGGCCCCCGTCAGCCTGCCGCGTACCACGCCCCGACAGCTGGCCGCGCCCCCGGCCCGCCGCAGCGCTCGCCTCAGCGCTTGGCGTCCGGCTCCGCAGGCTCCTTCGCCCGCTCCGTGGCCGGCCCCCGCCGTACCGCTCCCGGCGCG comes from the Streptomyces sp. NBC_00443 genome and includes:
- a CDS encoding sugar phosphate isomerase/epimerase family protein gives rise to the protein MSRHCAAGSGVRGFGPLTGIGDEAAPGTDGQLAALRRLGWNAIELRTVDGTALADLSAAAFGTLARRLADQGVTVTAVASRIGNWSRPITGDLGQDLTELDVLAERCATLGCRLVRIMSYPNTGLAETEWADRVLARTAVLADRAERAGLVLVHENCAGWAGDRADRALRLLRAVDSPALRLLFDTGNGVPYGYRAPDMLRDLAPYVVHVHIKDAVRTPDGGTAYTLPGEGEAGVAECLELLAAHGYTGALSLEPHLAVRPHEGLARAGEDAADLFVRAGQALAGLLGAGQPVTGPLDGSA
- a CDS encoding M20/M25/M40 family metallo-hydrolase, with product MSGLFTERYRELLLNLLRLPSVNPLEAGPDDPPSRLPEILQRYATAAAEAGFRTVRLASPPAACLDHPGVPSTVRAAARDPRFLADQPSLLLRLGPERSRAHTVMFNVHLDTVAGHAPPVFDGVRFTGRGAVDAKGPAVALLAGLRAAASHPAVGRDVTVLLQAVAGEEGGALGTYGTRPLLEAGHHGRLNVFCEPTGLRALPRATAAMTARITVEGADSVDDHPDAGHNATVLLGFLAQHLAARLDGAVPGTRVCVAGLHTGRTHNRVHGTGTLLMNLSYRRTSDGDRLKTEVTRHFADGLHRFTELFAHTREFARTARDAARIIRLGWDKEGLPALDDSDPWAEELLARAGARTAAGDPGFTCDAIWAAGLDNAFTTVLGPGCLAANRAHAPGEFVDLADLEEFAGVVRRLVTLFAEALPAASAQRPP
- a CDS encoding Ldh family oxidoreductase, translating into MTAPTAPRAAVERTTVLVDHAELHASLTGLFTGHGIPDARARLAADALCHGDLTGLDSHGVFNLTRLYLPLLESGRCDPRARPETLTDLGACVVVDARRALGLWAAAEAMDDAVARAGRHGVGLVSVRGATHFGCAGFHAVRAAHAGMIGVVASNCGGQRIARPPGGAVAMLGTNPLSVAAPALDGHPFLLDMSTTVAPTGRVRVAARRGTPVPAGWLEDAAGAPVTDPSAFDRGEAFLRWLGGTAETGVHKGYGLGIAVELLAAVVSGAAVGPAPAALEGDGRPHGSDDGIGFFLLAIAPEVLRPGADVAAATRSLFGTLADCPPVPGGEPVRYPGWREAELAAERRRHGIPLPAHLHAELTTLGLLGGPGSPR
- a CDS encoding Gfo/Idh/MocA family protein; its protein translation is MTRPLQLGVVGLGAISPYYLTAAERLPEWRLTAVCDARAEALEQFPGPVARFSDHRTLLDRARPDALVVAVPNDVHLPLCRDALAAGVPVCVEKPLALTAAEGSVLVDLARRCRVPLMTAFHRRYNDAVRALARRTTGREIRSVRVRYLERIEEHLGGEDWYLDPARCGGGCVADNGPNALDLVRLLLGELSVTGCEIRRDGSGIDRQTVIRLRGRTGTTASVELDWSYPGELKDIEVELAGGEVLHADMLAGHTGFKASLWHEYEAILTEFAALVRTGAPAGPGAHGGLTALELVEAAYRCARPAWDATATAAEADR
- a CDS encoding DUF6917 domain-containing protein, with product MNPAEDGPKRVVRGSLVKVLVHRRTDRGMRLEEHAARCVRRGEVHELVTTDQWDPHPGARIDRVGFLGFTELLCGGVIDRGDLVRIGDTTVGTVLGFDACHLPNHYNILIHAARPVSGRDLGLRPETAVTFVQGRAGD
- a CDS encoding EF-hand domain-containing protein, which translates into the protein MSTAVANDRLVKRFEKWDTDGNGVLEASDFQGEAARIAQNLGKSADSPEVQELHSAFQGLYEHLAQKAGVPGGAISREQFLDATGELLFKEGEASFNRALSPIVKALVRLCDDNHDGEIDAREFQAWLSAVGVPASQAGKMFQKVDTNGDGRLSEDELLQVVRDFHFGSLEVDLLG